A portion of the Naumovozyma castellii chromosome 2, complete genome genome contains these proteins:
- the ERG27 gene encoding 3-keto-steroid reductase (ancestral locus Anc_8.289), which produces MSISKVIVITGTNSNLGLNIAYRFIDNTPKDARLTFIVTSRTLLRVKEVVELIKRHVVEVGHIGVVDYDYILVDFTNMVSVLNAYYELNKTYKEIHYFFVNAAQGVYDGIDWIGAVKEVISNPLEAVTNPTYKIQRIGVKSKDGMGLVFQANVFGPYYLIQKLLPLLKAGNGTIVWISSVMSAPKYLSLQDIELLKTDASYEGSKRLVDLLHLATYEERKKLGIHQYVVQPGIFTSHSFFKYLNFVTFYGMLLLFYIARLLGSNWHNIDGYKAANAPVYAALMTNPEFKDENLKFGSATTRGGSEYIKTQDIIPDNANEVYRYIKAKEQEWNVKLKDQIVNTRIPM; this is translated from the coding sequence atGTCAATTAGTAAGGTTATTGTAATTACTGGGACAAATAGTAATTTAGGGTTAAACATCGCATATCGTTTTATTGATAATACACCAAAGGATGCTCGACTCACCTTCATTGTAACATCTAGAACCTTACTTCGTGTGAAAGAGGTTGTGGAACTAATCAAGAGACATGTAGTAGAGGTTGGTCACATTGGTGTAGTGGATTACGATTATATTTTAGTTGATTTCACAAATATGGTAAGCGTACTGAATGCATACTATgaattaaacaaaacatataaagaaatccattatttttttgttaaCGCTGCACAAGGGGTCTATGATGGTATTGATTGGATTGGTGCCGTGAAAGAAGTCATCTCAAATCCATTAGAAGCGGTTACTAACCCAACATACAAAATACAAAGAATTGGTGTCAAATCAAAAGATGGCATGGGATTAGTTTTCCAGGCGAATGTATTTGGTCCATATTATctaattcaaaaacttttGCCCTTATTGAAAGCAGGTAATGGAACTATAGTCTGGATTTCTAGTGTAATGTCCGCGCCCAAATATTTGTCATTGcaagatattgaattattgaagactGATGCATCCTATGAAGGTTCGAAGAGATTAGTGGACCTATTGCATTTAGCAACATATGAGGAAAGGAAAAAGCTGGGAATTCACCAATATGTTGTACAACCTGGTATCTTTACTAGTCattccttcttcaaatatcTGAATTTCGTAACTTTTTATGGGATGCTACTTTTATTTTACATTGCAAGATTACTAGGGTCAAATTGGCACAATATTGATGGATACAAGGCGGCAAATGCTCCTGTTTATGCTGCTCTAATGACTAATCCCgaatttaaagatgaaaatttgaaatttgggTCTGCTACCACTAGGGGAGGTTCGGAATATATTAAAACTCAGGATATTATTCCAGATAATGCCAATGAAGTGTACCGTTATATAAAAGCTAAAGAACAGGAGTGGAACGTTAAATTAAAGGATCAGATTGTAAATACTAGAATTCCTATGTAA
- the SAC6 gene encoding fimbrin (ancestral locus Anc_8.290), producing the protein MNIVKLQRKFPDLTQEDLFSTIERFRSIDLDDKGWVEKQQALEAVQQTGEATYDEARETLKRVNVDASGHVELDDYVELIAKLKESKNGPAPQTSFNVDVNTPVNISTSGPTSSGLKHEGRGAQARIIVGGSTTGTTHTINEEERTEFTKHINQVLAGDEDIGYMLPFPTDTFQLFDECRDGLVLSKLINDSVPDTIDTRVLNMPKNGKKLNNFQASENANIVINSAKAIGCVVVNVHSEDIIEGKEHLILGLIWQIIRRGLLSKIDIKLHPELYRLLEEDETLEQFLRLPPEQILLRWFNYHLKQANWNRRVANFSKDVSDGENYTILLNQLSPSLCSTAPLQATDLLQRAEQVLENAEKLECRKYLTPSALVAGNPKLNLAFVAHLFNTHPGLEPIEEAEKPEIEEFDAEGEREARVFTLWLNSLDVDPPIVSLFEDLKDGIVLLQAYEKVMPGSVDFKHVNQKPSSGAEISRFKALENTNYAVELGKSKGFSLVGIEGSDILDGNKLLTLGLVWQLMRRNITNTMKTLSSSGRDMSDSQILKWAQEQVTKGGKSSTVRSFKDPALSNAHFLLDVLNGIAPGYVDYDLVTPGNTEEDRYANARLAISIARKLGALIWLVPEDINEVRSRLILTFVASLMSIKR; encoded by the coding sequence ATGAATATTGTTAAGTTACAAAGAAAGTTCCCTGATCTTACTCAAGAAGATCTTTTTTCTAccattgaaagatttagatCCATCGACTTAGATGATAAGGGCTGGGTCGAGAAACAACAAGCTCTCGAAGCAGTTCAACAGACTGGTGAAGCAACATACGATGAAGCTAGAGAAACGCTAAAACGTGTCAATGTCGATGCTTCAGGGCATGTCGAATTGGATGACTATGTTGAACTGATTGCTAAGTTGAAGGAATCTAAGAATGGACCCGCTCCACAAACTAGCTTTAATGTAGATGTTAATACCCCAGTCAATATCTCGACATCAGGACCAACTTCAAGTGGTTTAAAACATGAAGGTAGGGGTGCACAAGCAAGAATCATTGTTGGGGGTTCTACTACTGGTACCACACATActattaatgaagaagaaagaactGAATTCACCAAACATATCAATCAAGTGTTGGCAGGGGATGAAGATATTGGCTACATGCTACCTTTCCCAACTGACACATTCCAATTGTTCGATGAATGTAGAGACGGGTTGGTCTTATCtaaattgattaatgatTCCGTTCCTGATACAATTGATACCAGAGTTTTAAATATGCCAAAGAACGGAAAGAAACTAAATAATTTCCAAGCTAGTGAAAATGCCAATATAGTTATTAACTCTGCAAAGGCCATTGGATGTGTCGTTGTCAATGTTCATTCTGaagatattattgaagGGAAGGAGCATCTAATCTTAGGTCTAATTTGGcaaattattagaagagGTCTATTAAGTAAGattgatattaaattaCATCCAGAATTATACCGTCTgttggaagaagatgaaactTTGGAACAATTCTTAAGACTACCACCTGAGCAAATTTTATTGCGTTGGTTCAACTACCACTTGAAACAAGCTAATTGGAATAGAAGAGTTGCAAATTTCTCCAAGGATGTGTCAGATGGTGAAAACTACACTATTTTACTAAACCAATTATCACCAAGTCTATGTTCCACTGCTCCTCTACAAGCAACAGATTTATTGCAAAGAGCAGAGCAAGTCCTAGAAAACGCCgaaaaattggaatgtagaaaatatttaactCCTAGTGCTTTGGTGGCAGGAAAtccaaaattgaatttagCCTTTGTTGCACATTTATTTAACACGCATCCAGGATTAGAAccaattgaagaagcagAAAAAccagaaattgaagaatttgatgcTGAAGGTGAAAGAGAAGCCAGAGTCTTTACCCTATGGTTAAATTCCTTAGATGTTGATCCTCCAATTGTATCTTTATTCGAAGATTTAAAGGATGGTATTGTTCTCTTACAGGCATATGAAAAAGTTATGCCAGGATCTGTAGATTTTAAACATGTTAATCAAAAGCCATCTTCCGGTGcagaaatttcaagatttaaAGCTTTGGAGAATACTAATTATGCTGTGGAGCTGGGTAAATCAAAGGGTTTCTCTCTAGTTGGTATCGAAGGTTCGGATATCCTTGATGgtaataaattattaacttTGGGTCTAGTATGGCAATTGATGCGTAGAAATATTACTAACACAATGAAGACCCTATCTTCTAGCGGTAGAGACATGAGCGATtctcaaattttgaaatgggCTCAAGAACAGGTTACTAAGGGTGGTAAGAGCTCGACTGTTCGTTCTTTCAAGGATCCTGCACTATCCAATGCTCATTTCTTATTGGATGTTTTGAATGGTATTGCACCAGGTTACGTTGATTATGACTTGGTTACTCCTGGTAATACAGAAGAAGACAGATATGCTAATGCAAGATTGGCTATCTCAATTGCAAGAAAGTTGGGTGCTTTGATCTGGTTGGTTCCAgaagatattaatgaagTTCGTTCCAGATTGATTTTAACATTTGTGGCTTCGTTAATGTCCATTAAACGTTAA
- the APC9 gene encoding anaphase promoting complex subunit 9 (ancestral locus Anc_8.291), giving the protein MSQKLSSSRAMDPNSADGKRLFQLPSLPPWKTPQFKDSRNRQSQIGSSGDFTTPLRRPKRPLLQQLVQQEQEQSEVNIDDIIEDMVGVKAKKTRYDNIPYNYHPFIDKAMIRQNKMNNFLQSERAVHCLIFHKEGHSSDNFDEYRPDIDWNCGDDRDTALDKRSLITSLPNCNEAHLNDLLDCQPLSHDPMDFELESIDDSLEISPDELDLLQEFWGGSKLVWELELDKIKIILNTLRHERQVFRALKEIPKLPPFKTPSLKEKCHSIYEEDSFVAKLQQRTTSL; this is encoded by the coding sequence ATGTCACAAAAACTAAGTTCAAGCAGGGCTATGGACCCTAATAGTGCCGATGGGAAAAGACTCTTCCAATTACCATCTCTTCCGCCATGGAAGACACCTCAGTTCAAGGATTCGAGAAATAGACAATCACAAATAGGTTCAAGTGGTGATTTCACTACTCCACTACGGAGACCGAAAAGGCCTTTGTTACAGCAACTTGTTCAACAGGAGCAAGAGCAGAGTGAAGTAAATATTGACGATataattgaagatatggTGGGAGTGAAAGCTAAAAAGACAAGATACGATAACATTCCTTACAATTATCATCCCTTCATCGATAAGGCAATGATTCgacaaaataaaatgaataatttcttgCAATCTGAGAGAGCTGTCCATTGCTTGATTTTCCACAAGGAGGGTCATTCATCGGATAATTTTGACGAATACCGTCCTGACATTGATTGGAATTGTGGTGATGATAGAGACACGGCTCTGGATAAAAGAAGTCTGATTACTAGTCTTCCAAATTGTAATGAAGCacatttgaatgatttgCTTGATTGTCAGCCACTTTCTCATGATCCAATGGACTTTGAATTGGAGAGCATTGACGACTCGTTAGAAATTAGCCCAGATGAATTAGACTTGTTACAAGAATTTTGGGGAGGCTCTAAATTGGTATGGGAACTTGAATTGGATAAAATTAAGATAATATTAAACACATTACGACATGAAAGACAGGTGTTTCGAGCTCTGAAAGAAATACCAAAATTACCGCCATTCAAGACACCATCtcttaaagaaaaatgtcaTTCCATATATGAGGAAGACTCATTTGTTGCTAAACTACAGCAGAGAACGACCTCTCTATAG
- the CDC45 gene encoding DNA replication initiation factor CDC45 (ancestral locus Anc_8.292) yields the protein MFYQVDQLSQAYRTILKNSSSHSSCQLVIFVSCLNIDALCATKILSQVFKKQLVQLQIVPVVGYSELKRHYLQLDSNINSVILVGFGASVDLETFLDIEKDEATEDDPMKRLIYVLDAHRPWNLDNLFGSDVICCLDDGTVQDSLQEEQDAYMKLVELEQEREDDSEDDGLSDSDEEEEEEEDPTDEDEDDEDGPHKRKLSQDINPRKKQIKERRKLILQNERLLEEYYSTGSTVVNSVSVQVYSLLSTIGGTNLQYLWLTILGATSLDTQHSQVYNRLFPLLQDEVKRLSPSSSISYSAKTPDTLSLDIQPDYYLFLLRHSTLYDSFYYSNYVNAKLSVWNENGKKRLHKMFARMGIPLSIAQESWLYMDHSIKRELGLIFDKNLDRYGLQDIIRDGFIRTFGYRGSVSASEFVEALTALLEVGESAGTTGSSSAKGNPQNPDGDDGVEDSEGNVSNLLTLTRKKWISNFWLSWDALDDRKIELLNKGIKHAQVLQKAIFNTGVAILEKKLIKHLRIYRLCVLQDGPDLEMYKNPLSLLRLGNWLIECCAESEDKQLLPMVLATLDESTDTYLVAGLSPRYPRGLDTIHTRKPILNNFSMAFQQITAQTGAKVKIDNFESSIIEIRRDDLSPFLEKLTLSGLL from the coding sequence ATGTTCTATCAGGTGGACCAACTTAGTCAGGCATATCGAACCATCCTCAAGAACTCTTCAAGTCACTCTTCATGCCAGCTTGTCATCTTTGTCTCATGTCTGAACATTGATGCTCTGTGTGCCACTAAGATCCTTTCTCAAGtattcaagaaacaattgGTGCAATTGCAAATTGTGCCCGTGGTTGGGTACTCTGAGCTGAAAAGACATTACTTACAACTGGATTCTAATATAAACAGTGTCATACTAGTCGGGTTTGGCGCCTCTGTGGATTTGGAAACTTTCCtggatattgaaaaggatgaGGCAACAGAAGATGATCCAATGAAAAGACTTATTTATGTCCTGGATGCTCATAGACCATGGAATTTAGATAATCTATTTGGATCTGATGTCATTTGTTGTTTGGATGACGGCACTGTGCAAGATTCATTACAAGAGGAACAGGATGCGTACATGAAGTTGGTTGAATTGGAGCAAGAGAGAGAGGATGATAGTGAAGATGACGGTTTATCTGATTCAgatgaggaggaagaggaggaggaagatCCAACCGATGAAGAcgaggatgatgaagatggtcctcataaaagaaaattatcaCAAGATATAAatccaagaaagaaacaGATTAAAGAGCGAAGGAAACTCATATTGCAAAATGAGCgattattggaagaataCTATTCCACTGGTTCCACAGTGGTGAATTCTGTTTCTGTACAAGTCTATTCCTTACTTTCAACGATCGGGGGTACCaatcttcaatatctaTGGCTCACCATTTTGGGAGCCACCTCTTTGGATACCCAGCACTCACAAGTTTACAATAGATTATTCCCGTTACTACAAGACGAAGTCAAAAGACTTTCACCAAGTAGTTCTATTTCTTATTCAGCGAAGACACCAGACACGTTATCATTAGATATCCAACCGGATTACTATTTGTTTCTCTTAAGACATTCCACTCTTTATGACAGTTTTTACTATTCTAACTACGTGAACGCAAAATTATCTGTCTGGAATGAAAACGGTAAAAAACGATTACACAAAATGTTTGCTAGAATGGGGATTCCCCTGTCGATAGCTCAGGAATCATGGCTTTACATGGATCATTCCATCAAGAGAGAATTGGGACTTATATTCGATAAAAATTTGGATAGATATGGGTTACAAGATATCATCAGAGATGGGTTTATTAGGACATTTGGATACCGTGGTAGTGTAAGCGCTAGTGAATTTGTGGAGGCACTTACGGCATTATTAGAAGTTGGTGAATCAGCAGGTACAACTGGATCATCGTCAGCAAAGGGTAATCCTCAGAATCctgatggtgatgatggtgTCGAAGATTCTGAAGGTAATGTTTCTAATCTATTGACACTAACGAGGAAAAAATGGATTTCTAATTTTTGGTTAAGTTGGGATGCACTTGATGATCGTaagattgaattattaaacaaGGGTATAAAGCATGCACAGGTTCTTCAGAAGGCAATATTCAATACAGGTGTGGCCATTCTTGAGAAGAAGTTGATTAAGCACTTGCGAATATATAGATTGTGTGTTCTGCAGGATGGTCCTGATCTAGAAATGTATAAGAATCCTTTATCACTTTTACGATTGGGGAATTGGTTGATTGAATGTTGTGCAGAATCAGAAGATAAACAGTTGTTGCCCATGGTATTAGCCACCTTGGATGAATCGACAGACACGTATTTAGTGGCCGGTCTCTCCCCAAGATATCCTCGAGGATTGGATACCATCCACACACGAAAGCCcatattgaacaattttaGCATGGCCTTCCAGCAGATAACAGCACAGACAGGTGCGAAGGTGAAAATAGACAATTTTGAAAGCTcaataattgaaattcGCCGTGATGATTTATCTCCATTCTTAGAAAAATTAACGCTGAGTGGATTATTATAA
- the SDH5 gene encoding succinate dehydrogenase assembly factor SDH5 (ancestral locus Anc_3.144) has protein sequence MLSRTSSRFITYVLRGPSCSKAVRTFSLSTPLANTQQEKDDLIKRIKIAPIERTNETMDKKRSRLVYQSRKRGILETDLLLSGFAAKYLKDMNKEQLNEYDSLLNELDWDIYYWATKNFNYSPLPKRWENSKILAMLQDFCKNKEKEIIQMPTLNKYK, from the coding sequence ATGCTTTCTAGAACTAGCTCCAGATTCATAACATACGTACTAAGAGGACCTTCATGTTCTAAAGCGGTGAGGACTTTCTCCCTTTCAACTCCTCTTGCTAACACCCAACAAGAGAAAGATGACTTGATAAAGAGAATCAAGATTGCCCCTATTGAAAGAACTAACGAAACGATGGATAAGAAAAGATCAAGACTAGTCTACCAATCAAGGAAAAGAGGAATTCTGGAGACAGATTTGCTGTTGTCCGGGTTCGCTgctaaatatttgaaagatatgAATAAGGAACAATTAAATGAGTACGATTCTTTActtaatgaattggattGGGACATTTATTACTGGGCTACCAAGAATTTCAACTACTCACCCTTGCCCAAGAGATGGGAGAACTCGAAAATATTGGCCATGTTGCAGGATTTTTGTAAGaacaaagagaaagaaattattcagATGCCCACTCTGAATAAGTATAAGTGA
- the THP1 gene encoding Thp1p (ancestral locus Anc_3.141): MNGYTLNDFFNQINTGDYAILTLNLQSNGSQVASLQQELQNYKDNNQLDELIEQKVTTPHKKRRWARFNIMILSFLKYCRDLDPWSLSSSCDLIMDFYTNLTNCLLDESYNLEPLLPLFLEQTELIIPMGRKLDESYMELGTRENQFLSYLSSVISKLFNSIKPSHSDDVNQNKPMKISGKQKILLFLVNKLNNLYFRINSPQLCSNIFKNFPLKSSTKQFSQFNFKEQLEYRFLLGKYYMINGRVSDAWTQFNTSFAQLILIGQTNRQSDQWSRNVQRVLRFLVPLGIVAGKCPQFDGRYAEYLQRLKINYPELIQAVTTGNMFAVHGWLQRNESLLRRDHLLLLLLEKLPIVVFRFLIKRLLTNVIDVEQGNRIPYSLVLRGLQYSVRIEASDADPVTIYNGIHHPDTVESAENVLVTLINLGFLRANCFPQMKLCVFQKNTPVKEVMPRVDQRISLQFPLNQDDSWLSS, encoded by the coding sequence ATGAATGGTTACACACTGAATGATTTTTTTAATCAGATTAATACGGGTGATTATGCTATTCTTACGCTAAATTTGCAATCGAATGGATCACAAGTAGCATCGTTACAGCAAGAATTACAGAATTATAAAGATAACAATCAATTAGACGAACTTATAGAACAGAAGGTAACAACGCCACATAAGAAGAGGAGATGGGCTCGTTTCAATATCATGATTCTTTCCTTTCTGAAATATTGCAGAGATCTGGATCCTTGGTCCCTTTCGTCCAGTTGTGATTTAATTATGGACTTCTACACAAATTTGACAAATTGTTTATTGGACGAATCATATAATTTGGAACCGTTATTGCCTCTGTTTTTGGAACAAACTGAATTGATTATTCCCATGGGGAGGAAACTAGATGAAAGTTATATGGAATTGGGCACTCGAGAAAATCAATTTCTCTCGTATTTATCCTCTGtgatttccaaattatttaatagtATTAAGCCCAGTCATAGTGATGATGTCAATCAAAATAAACCAATGAAGATATCAGGGAAACAGAAGatacttttatttttggttaataaattgaataatctATATTTCAGAATTAACTCGCCGCAATTGTgttccaatattttcaaaaattttcctCTAAAGAGCTCCACTAAGCAATTCAGtcaatttaattttaagGAACAATTGGAATATCGATTTCTTTTGGGAAAATATTACATGATTAATGGTAGAGTCAGTGATGCCTGGACACAATTCAATACCTCCTTTGCACAATTAATACTTATAGGTCAAACTAACAGACAGAGTGATCAGTGGTCCAGGAATGTGCAAAGAGTGTTACGGTTTTTGGTTCCCCTGGGAATTGTAGCGGGAAAATGCCCTCAATTTGATGGCAGATATGCTGAGTATTTGCAAAGACTAAAGATTAATTATCCAGAGTTGATTCAGGCAGTAACCACGGGGAACATGTTTGCAGTACATGGATGGTTACAAAGAAATGAATCATTACTAAGAAGAGATCATCTTTTGCTTTTACTACTAGAGAAACTGCCCATTGTCGTGTTCAGATTCCTGATAAAACGCCTATTAACAAATGTTATCGACGTGGAACAGGGCAATAGAATACCGTATTCGCTGGTACTACGAGGATTACAATACTCTGTGAGGATAGAAGCCTCAGATGCAGATCCAGTGACGATATATAACGGGATACACCATCCGGACACCGTAGAGAGTGCAGAGAACGTCCTGGTGACGCTAATCAACCTGGGATTCCTGCGAGCCAACTGTTTCCCACAGATGAAGCTCTGCGTGTTCCAGAAGAACACACCTGTGAAGGAGGTGATGCCTCGGGTGGATCAGAGGATTTCGTTGCAGTTCCCATTGAACCAGGATGATTCATGGTTGAGTTCTTGA
- the UPF3 gene encoding Upf3p (ancestral locus Anc_3.140) translates to MSETTPTVIMESGLKQNGSSRNSRRRRRPNSKKKNEETRTNPESMELPVGNPKPNPRKKRGNARAKSSEPALDNTLSGETTTNSSNKLRPKQKSKPKAKSKSKSKFKQKERDPIKLIIRQLPPNLTEEGFLSTIKEKLGPKFFILFSIESWYFVPGHYSSRPFKRPVNSRAYFHFPQEKLAQLNSFVQKLIGINFVDNKYNVIVLQPSMLRRSVYVKKYLSDDKKDTDDKLCGTLNEDPLFNMFCERLEQSADDKNIYDDFSFLKSKNKELSKKKRSDAATQMRMEDALVRLAGSVKKEKAPKKKKSSEKIEGTAVETEKKAKKKKKRSRRKKDASSVPTTVNGTGNLTFATPKDVGISKNNNVVILDAGLKQELDRKERLKKKSEKKKKQLPQLPSVNDSKRTKPPADALEPSKQKQPKPIRILKQDT, encoded by the coding sequence ATGTCGGAAACTACTCCCACAGTGATCATGGAGAGTGGTTTGAAGCAAAACGGCTCATCTCGCAACAGtaggagaagaagaagaccTAATagcaagaagaaaaatgaagagACAAGAACGAACCCAGAAAGCATGGAATTACCAGTAGGTAACCCTAAACCAAACCCTCGTAAGAAGCGTGGTAATGCAAGGGCCAAGTCCAGCGAACCTGCACTCGACAATACATTATCTGGTGAAACCACGACAAATAgttcaaataaattaagACCTAAACAAAAGTCTAAACCTAAGGCTAAATCGAAGtccaaatccaaattcaaGCAAAAGGAAAGGGATCCTATCAAGTTGATAATAAGACAATTACCACCAAATTTGACTGAAGAAGGGTTCTTGAGCACAATAAAGGAAAAACTGGGACCAAAGtttttcattttattttccatcGAATCCTGGTATTTTGTTCCAGGACATTATTCATCACGTCCGTTTAAAAGACCTGTAAATTCGAGAGCATATTTTCATTTCCCACAAGAAAAACTTGCACAATTGAACTCATTTGTCCAAAAGTTGATTGGGATTAATTTTGTAGacaataaatataatgtGATCGTTTTACAACCTTCCATGTTAAGACGTAGTGTTTATGTGAAGAAATATCTTTCAGATGATAAGAAGGACACTGATGATAAGCTATGTGGCACTTTGAACGAAGATCCGTTATTTAACATGTTTTGTGAAAGATTGGAACAGTCTGCTGACGATAAGAATATTTACGACGATTTTAGTTTTTTGAAGTCCAAAAACAAAGAATTGAGTAAGAAGAAACGTTCTGACGCAGCCACACAAATGAGAATGGAAGATGCGTTGGTGAGGTTAGCAGGTAGTGTTAAAAAAGAGAAGGCACctaaaaagaagaaatcttcTGAAAAGATCGAGGGAACTGCCGTGGAAACAGAGAAGAAagcaaagaagaaaaagaagagatcaagaaggaagaaGGATGCTTCTTCTGTTCCAACTACAGTGAATGGTACAGGAAATCTTACATTTGCCACACCGAAAGATGTTGGCATCtcaaagaataataatgttgTCATTTTAGATGCTGGACTGAAACAAGAATTGGATAGAAAGGAGCGgttgaaaaagaaaagcgaaaagaagaagaaacaactGCCCCAATTACCAAGTGTCAATGATAGCAAGAGAACAAAACCGCCTGCCGATGCCTTAGAACCAAGCAAACAAAAGCAACCGAAGCCCATCCGCATTTTGAAACAAGATACCTGA
- the SMD1 gene encoding mRNA splicing protein SMD1 (ancestral locus Anc_3.139), with translation MKLVNFLKKLRNEQVTIELKNGTTVWGTLQTVSPQMNATLTDVKLSLPHNSSHGVSAGPIAMASVYLTNGETSTDSSSNSNAGRTTSLQYINIRGNTIRQIILPDSLNLDSLLVDEVQLNKLRRTGQVTDDSNKKRKREFGGNAAKRVKRAL, from the coding sequence ATGAAGCTagtaaattttttaaaaaaattgcGCAATGAACAAGTAACtatagaattgaaaaatggtaCGACAGTTTGGGGAACCCTCCAGACGGTATCCCCTCAGATGAATGCCACTCTAACAGATGTCAAATTATCACTACCTCACAACAGTTCACATGGTGTATCGGCTGGCCCCATTGCTATGGCTTCCGTATATTTAACTAATGGCGAAACGAGTACGGATTCATCCAGTAATAGTAATGCTGGAAGGACTACTTCTTTACAATATATCAATATTCGTGGGAATACCATTAGACAGATAATACTACCTGATTCCTTGAATTTAGATAGTTTACTTGTGGACGAGGTACAACTAAATAAGTTGAGGAGAACAGGACAAGTAACAGATGATAGtaacaagaaaaggaaaagagaGTTTGGTGGGAATGCCGCGAAGAGAGTAAAAAGGGCACTCTGA